ACCCGATATTGCGGCTGAGCTTCATCAGCAAATTATCGAGCAAAACAGCGTCATTGTAGCTGAAATTGAAACATACTTGACCAATTTTAAAGATGGACTTCTTGATCCTGCTATACTTGAAAATACTGAGCTGTTTCAATCCGTTCAAGATATCACCAGCATCATTGACCAAATTCAACAGCTCGGTGGTGAATAGTTCGACTCCACACTAAGGAGGTAGGGCTAAATGAAAAAATATCTAATCATTTCGTTCATTTTATTTTTCCTCTTACTAACAGGCTGCAATGTTAAAGGTGAATATGATATTAAAGGAACGGTAATGGAAGTTGAGAGTAGCAGTATTTTAGTTGAAGATGAAAAATTGGGATTAATCTGGCTCTCACTGCCTGATTTAACCGATGGCCGAGACTTCGAAAAAGGTCAAAGTGTTACGGTTTGGACGGATGGAAAAGTTCGAGAGTCCTATCCCTTACAAGGCACGGCTTTAAATATTGAGATCATCAAATAGAAAACAGGCTGACTCATTCAGCCTGTTTTCTTTTGCAATCATAATGCTTCGTATTTACAGTTCACCATTATAAAACTGTAAATATCCTAGTTTCCAAGAAATAAAAGCACTGAGACAGACCGCACCAATCATGAGAATGAAAAAGAGCCAATCGATACGCGATACCGTAATTTCACGGTAGAATATTCGATTTTTTTCTCCAGTGAAGCCTTTTGATTCCATCGCGAGTGCGGTTCTCTCTGCTTTACGTATTGCACCGGCAAGAAGTGGAATGACGTATCGTTTCAACTGCTTTACTTTTTCAGGTAGGGTTCGTGCCCGTGCTACGCCCCTGACTCGTTGCGCATTTTGCAGGGTCTGAAACTCCTCCTTGATTAACGGCAGGAAGCGGTATCCGGCCATGATTCCATAGGCGAGCTTTGGCGGAAGTTTACACTGCTGCATTAGGCTAAGCAGAAAGTCGGTTGGCTTTGTCGTTAACGTAAACATAATGGATAACGTGGCAAAGCTTAACACTCGTAAACCAAGTGATGCTCCTCTCTGAAAGCCTTCTGCTGTCAACGTCACGAACCCCCATTGCCAAATCACCGAATCGCCTGCCTGCAGCCGTGGGAACAGCATTGTTGTCCATACATATATGAACGCGATAAATAAAAACGGAGCGAGTAACAACAGCCATTTTTTTAAAGAAACGCGGCCGAATATAAAGGTGACCGTAATTGACCAGAGGATAGTCACAAGCGGTGTAATCGGATCGAAAAACACTGATAATATCAAGATAGAAATGACGATAGCAAATGCTTTTATACTCGGATTCACCTCATGTAGCAACATGAATCTCTCTCCTTACGATTTCATTTTGCAGCTGTTTTCTAAAAGGCAGCTTTAGCCTAGCTCGATCTACGACTTCTGTGTTTTCCCACAAGCTTTCAGGTGTTCCAGAAAAAATCAGCTCTCCATCATCTAATACATGTACGGTATCAGCATATTGGTCAACCAGCTCCATATCATGGGTGATCATAAAAACGGCGCCATTCTTTTCATCAAGGACCCTCATGATTTCATATGCGGTGTTAGCATCCTGCCCAAATGTCGGTTCATCCAGGATAAGCAGCTCTTGTTCATGAACGAGCATGGTTGCCACACTCAGTCGCCGCTTCTGCCCCTGACTAAGGGAAAAAGGATGGGCATTTGCGTGTTTTTCCAGCCCTATTTTTTCAAGGATGGCAAGAGCAGATGCCCGATGCTCCAACCCGAAGGCAATTTCCTCATAAACACTGTCAGTGATAAACTGATGCTCAGGATTTTGAAAAACGTATCCCAGAAGCTGAAATAAATCCTTCTCCTTCCACTTAGAAAGTGGGACGCCGAGAAAATGAATCTCCCCTTGGGTAAGTGGAATCAGTCCAGCCAAACATTTTGATAACGTCGTTTTCCCCGAACCATTGGCACCAACCAGTGCAGTCAGTTCTCCTTTATGAATCGTCAGACTAATATTTTTCAAGTGTCCGCGAGCAGAAAGACCACTGACTTCGAGGATGGGTTCGCTTTTGGAACTGGTTTTGATTTCTTTTTTTAAAAAAGCATCTGGATCCTTCAGCCCTGACAGTAATTCATGATTTCGGAGCGGAAGTTGCTCCCCTTTATACACACCAGCATTCTTTGCTGTTATGGCTGCCTCTACTACCTTTGGCAGCCAAATGCCTTCCTTTTTTAAAAAAGGAGCAAATTCTCCAAAACATTGTTCAGGCGTGCCATCGAAAAGGATCGTCGCGCTAGAATCTAGGACAAGGCAGCGGTCAATCAGCTCCACCCAATCGTCAAGCTTATGTTCAACGACGATCAGCGTAAACGAGCGCTCTTTCTTTAAACGAGAGATGGTATCTACCAGGTCTGAGCTTGACAGCGGATCTAGGTTAGCCGTCGGTTCATCAAGAATGATAACCTCAGGCTGGAGAACCAAGACACAAGCAATCGCCAGCTTCTGCTTTTGCCCTCCAGATAGGGTATGAATGGTACTCTTTTTTTCAGCCTGCAGGCCCACCAATTCTAATGCACGATCAATCTTTGCTTCCATCTCAGTCCGTGGGACATGGAAATTCTCCAAGCCAAACGCTACTTCCTCCTCAACCGTCAGCATACAGAATTGGCTTTCTGGATCTTGAAAGACAATCCCTATTTTTTGGTTGAGCTCACCGGGTTTAAAATCATCAAGCTTCTTTCCCTCAAACGAGAGGTCCCCCTTCAATACCCCGTCCACCGCTTCTGGATATAACTTGTTGAGACAGAAAGCAAGCGTACTTTTCCCCGAACCGCTTGGGCCTAGAAGTAACAGTGATTGATTTCTTTCAATCGAAAAGGTTAAGTCTGTAAAAATATCGACCTCTTCATAGCTGAATCCCAGCCCGTCCGCCTTAATCTGAGGTTCAAACGGTGACATTGCGCTTGTGTTCCTTTCCTAATGGAAAACTGTTTAAGGCTCCTGTTTTTGCAAGGCCTTCACTTAAATACTTACCAAGTAAACCAGCGAGCAATGCTCCACTCACAAGGCGGACAAAGAACATTGCAGTCACATAGCCTGGCGACAGAGCGGCAAATCCTGAGACATAAAAGCCCCAAGCAAAGCTAAATACGGATGAACCCATCCCTGCTGCCATCAATACCCAGGTCGAATAATTTTTCCATTTCGTTGCAGCAAAAACTGCTTCCGCACCTAAACCTTGGATCATACCGGAGATGATCAACTGTGGTCCAACCGCGTTTCCAAGCATAACCTCCACCGTCGCAGCCACAGTTTCTGAAAGAAAAGCAGCACCCGGCTTGCGGATAATATAAGCAGCAATAATCGAAACAATAAACCAAATTCCAAAAATAATATCATAGCCAATCAAACCAAATAGACCGAAAAGAACATTACCGAGTTGAAGGAACAACAGATAGACGACAGCAAAAACAACGGCTAGTACGGATAAAACAATAACCTCACGGAGTTTCCATTTTGCGAGCATTTATTTATCCCCCTTTTTTGAAGGACTGTTCGCAGACATCACAACAGTCATTACAATATGTGTAGAATCGCTGTCGTGCGCACCTTGGAAGGCATCCTCTAACGTTTTAAACACCTTGTTCGCATCGCCATCAAGCCTTGAGGCATAGTGAACACCTTTTGTAAAAGTTCCCTGTTCTTGAGCAAGTTTACACTGGTCCACAATTACATTCATATAGGTTGGAATACCCATTGGGTATAGCGCAAATTGAACAGCAACCTCTTGCTGAATCTGCAGCGATTTTTCCTCATTTAGTCGATCTGAGTTTTCGGATAGATAAACATCGCCGGCAGAATCTCCCGGACAGCCATTTGAAAAGGTAGCTTGCAGCACAACATGATCACCGTTTTTTGA
This Neobacillus sp. YX16 DNA region includes the following protein-coding sequences:
- a CDS encoding energy-coupling factor transporter transmembrane component T; the encoded protein is MLLHEVNPSIKAFAIVISILILSVFFDPITPLVTILWSITVTFIFGRVSLKKWLLLLAPFLFIAFIYVWTTMLFPRLQAGDSVIWQWGFVTLTAEGFQRGASLGLRVLSFATLSIMFTLTTKPTDFLLSLMQQCKLPPKLAYGIMAGYRFLPLIKEEFQTLQNAQRVRGVARARTLPEKVKQLKRYVIPLLAGAIRKAERTALAMESKGFTGEKNRIFYREITVSRIDWLFFILMIGAVCLSAFISWKLGYLQFYNGEL
- a CDS encoding ATP-binding cassette domain-containing protein, whose protein sequence is MSPFEPQIKADGLGFSYEEVDIFTDLTFSIERNQSLLLLGPSGSGKSTLAFCLNKLYPEAVDGVLKGDLSFEGKKLDDFKPGELNQKIGIVFQDPESQFCMLTVEEEVAFGLENFHVPRTEMEAKIDRALELVGLQAEKKSTIHTLSGGQKQKLAIACVLVLQPEVIILDEPTANLDPLSSSDLVDTISRLKKERSFTLIVVEHKLDDWVELIDRCLVLDSSATILFDGTPEQCFGEFAPFLKKEGIWLPKVVEAAITAKNAGVYKGEQLPLRNHELLSGLKDPDAFLKKEIKTSSKSEPILEVSGLSARGHLKNISLTIHKGELTALVGANGSGKTTLSKCLAGLIPLTQGEIHFLGVPLSKWKEKDLFQLLGYVFQNPEHQFITDSVYEEIAFGLEHRASALAILEKIGLEKHANAHPFSLSQGQKRRLSVATMLVHEQELLILDEPTFGQDANTAYEIMRVLDEKNGAVFMITHDMELVDQYADTVHVLDDGELIFSGTPESLWENTEVVDRARLKLPFRKQLQNEIVRREIHVAT
- a CDS encoding YkoF family thiamine/hydroxymethylpyrimidine-binding protein, which translates into the protein MMSNFCGTSEITGARFSIYPMSDRFVDIILSALEEVDTSKVWMESDDVSTCVRGRSEHVFDVVKAIFLESSKNGDHVVLQATFSNGCPGDSAGDVYLSENSDRLNEEKSLQIQQEVAVQFALYPMGIPTYMNVIVDQCKLAQEQGTFTKGVHYASRLDGDANKVFKTLEDAFQGAHDSDSTHIVMTVVMSANSPSKKGDK
- a CDS encoding DUF3221 domain-containing protein, yielding MKKYLIISFILFFLLLTGCNVKGEYDIKGTVMEVESSSILVEDEKLGLIWLSLPDLTDGRDFEKGQSVTVWTDGKVRESYPLQGTALNIEIIK
- a CDS encoding ECF transporter S component, producing the protein MLAKWKLREVIVLSVLAVVFAVVYLLFLQLGNVLFGLFGLIGYDIIFGIWFIVSIIAAYIIRKPGAAFLSETVAATVEVMLGNAVGPQLIISGMIQGLGAEAVFAATKWKNYSTWVLMAAGMGSSVFSFAWGFYVSGFAALSPGYVTAMFFVRLVSGALLAGLLGKYLSEGLAKTGALNSFPLGKEHKRNVTV